From one Mesoplodon densirostris isolate mMesDen1 chromosome 19, mMesDen1 primary haplotype, whole genome shotgun sequence genomic stretch:
- the IRX3 gene encoding iroquois-class homeodomain protein IRX-3 has protein sequence MSFPQLGYQYIRPLYPPERPGAAAGGGSAGARGGPGAGASELAASGSLSNVLSSVYGAPYAAAAAAAAAAQGYGAFLPYAAELPIFPQLGTQYELKDSPGVQHPAAATAFPHPHPAFYPYGQYQFGDPSRPKNATRESTSTLKAWLNEHRKNPYPTKGEKIMLAIITKMTLTQVSTWFANARRRLKKENKMTWAPRSRTDEEGNAYGSEREEEDEEEDEEDSKRELELEEEELGGEEEDTGGEGLADDDEDEEIDLENLDGAAAGPELALPGAAHRDGDLGLEPISDSKNSDSDDSSEGLEERPLPVLSLAPVPPPVAATPPSPPSPSAGLDPCAPAPAPASALQKPKIWSLAETATSPDNPRRSPPGAGGSPPGAAVAPPALQLSPAAAAAAQRLVSAPLGKFSAWTNRPFPGPPPGPRPHPHPLSLLGSAPPHLLGLPGAAGHPAAAAAFARPAEPEGGTDRCSALEVEKKLLKTAFQPVPRRAQNHLDAALVLSALSSS, from the exons ATGTCCTTCCCCCAGCTCGGATACCAGTACATCCGCCCGCTCTACCCACCCGAGCGCCCGGGGGCCGCCGCCGGCGGTGGCAGCGCTGGGGCCCGTGGCGGCCCGGGAGCTGGAGCCTCAGAGCTGGCTGCCTCGGGGTCCTTGTCCAACGTACTCTCGTCCGTGTACGGGGCGCCCTACGCCGCGGCggcagccgcagccgcagccgctCAAGGCTACGGCGCCTTCCTGCCCTACGCGGCCGAGCTGCCCATCTTCCCGCAGCTG GGCACGCAGTATGAGCTGAAGGACAGCCCGGGGGTGCAGCATCCGGCCGCGGCCACTGCGTTTCCTCACCCGCACCCCGCCTTCTACCCATACGGCCAGTACCAGTTCGGGGACCCGTCCCGTCCCAAGAACGCCACCCGGGAGAGCACTAGCACGCTCAAGGCCTGGCTCAACGAGCATCGCAAGAACCCCTACCCCACCAAGGGCGAGAAGATCATGCTGGCCATCATCACCAAGATGACTCTCACTCAGGTGTCCACCTGGTTTGCCAACGCGCGCCGGCGCCTCAAGAAAGAGAACAAGATGACTTGGGCGCCCCGCAGCCGCACGGACGAGGAGGGCAACGCTTACGGGAGCGAGCGAGAGGAGGAAGAcgaggaggaggatgaagaagaCAGCAAACGCGaactggagctggaggaggaggaactcgggggggaggaggaggacacCGGGGGCGAGGGCCTGGCTGACGACGATGAGGACGAGGAGATCGATTTGGAGAACTTAGACGGCGCGGCCGCGGGGCCCGAGCTGGCCCTGCCTGGCGCGGCGCACAGGGACGGCGACCTCGGCCTGGAACCCATCTCAGACTCCAAGAATAGCGACTCCGACGACAGTTCCGAGGGCTTGGAGGAGCGTCCACTGCCTGTCCTGAGTCTGGCCCCAGTGCCACCGCCGGTGGCCGCGACTCCGCCATCACCGCCCTCGCCCTCAGCGGGCCTGGACCCCTGCGCTCCCGCACCAGCGCCTGCGTCGGCCCTGCAAAAACCCAAGATCTGGTCCCTGGCCGAGACGGCCACAAGCCCGGACAACCCGCGCCGCTCGCCTCCGGGCGCGGGGGGTTCTCCCCCCGGGGCAGCCGTCGCGCCCCCAGCCCTGCAGCTCTctccagccgccgccgccgcggctcAGAGACTCGTCTCGGCGCCGCTGGGCAAGTTCTCCGCTTGGACCAACCGGCCGTTTCCAGGCCCGCCGCCCGGCCCACGCCCGCACCCGCACCCGCTCTCCCTGCTCGGCTCGGCCCCTCCACACCTGCTGGGACTTCCCGGAGCCGCGGGCcacccggccgccgccgccgccttcgCTCGGCCGGCGGAGCCCGAGGGCGGAACAG ATCGTTGTAGTGCCTTGGAAGTGGAGAAAAAGTTACTCAAGACAGCTTTCCAGCCCGTGCCCAGGCG